The following coding sequences are from one Natrarchaeobaculum sulfurireducens window:
- a CDS encoding CBS domain-containing protein, which yields MEVTSDRRKPQVKDYMTRDVATVSPDANVGAVAKRIAESDDHSGYPVCERRRVDGFVSARDLLLADEDEPIFKVMTTDLLVAHPEMKVTDAARVILRSGIKKLPVVDDAGNLVGIISNSDVIRSQIERATPEKVGKLMRTLEQIHDIELSQERHTVTLAELTPTQGRVYADELEGRRYELERGLAEPLVVIDNGGTLLLADGHHRVLAADRLGIDEMDAYVIVVDYEIDLGMARTAEKEGLERIDDIDVVDYARHPLVQTTKRLQSGD from the coding sequence ATGGAGGTCACGTCAGACAGACGAAAGCCCCAGGTCAAAGACTACATGACCCGTGACGTGGCCACGGTTTCACCCGACGCCAACGTCGGCGCCGTCGCCAAGCGGATCGCTGAAAGTGACGACCACAGCGGCTATCCGGTCTGTGAACGCCGTCGCGTCGATGGGTTCGTTAGCGCCCGAGACCTGTTGCTCGCCGACGAGGACGAACCGATTTTCAAGGTGATGACGACGGACTTGCTGGTCGCCCACCCGGAGATGAAGGTGACCGACGCCGCTCGCGTCATCCTCCGATCGGGGATCAAGAAACTCCCCGTAGTGGACGACGCTGGAAACCTCGTGGGGATCATCTCGAACTCCGACGTCATCCGCAGTCAGATCGAGCGCGCAACGCCCGAGAAGGTCGGAAAACTGATGCGTACGCTCGAGCAGATCCACGACATCGAACTCAGCCAGGAACGACACACGGTGACCCTGGCCGAGTTGACCCCGACACAGGGGCGAGTTTACGCCGACGAACTCGAGGGACGGCGCTACGAACTCGAGCGCGGGTTGGCCGAACCGCTCGTGGTCATCGACAACGGTGGTACGTTGTTGCTCGCCGACGGCCACCACCGTGTGCTTGCGGCCGATCGGCTCGGAATCGATGAGATGGATGCGTACGTAATCGTCGTCGACTACGAAATCGACCTCGGGATGGCCCGGACAGCCGAGAAAGAAGGGCTCGAGCGAATCGACGACATCGACGTCGTCGACTACGCACGACATCCGCTGGTCCAGACGACGAAACGACTGCAGTCGGGCGACTGA
- a CDS encoding universal stress protein, producing the protein MAIDTVLLAVGPMDTVRAEGLADTVLEIAEPLDASVVIGHAFTEDEYEEFREDLGFEERVENVDPDDVAARRPPVGDLEEIFAEADVEYEVRGALGEVSSEVVDMAIDVGADRLVLGGRRRSPAEKAVLGSVSQDIILQAPCPVTYFRDLDVME; encoded by the coding sequence ATGGCCATCGATACGGTTTTGCTCGCAGTGGGTCCAATGGATACGGTACGCGCCGAGGGGCTGGCCGACACCGTCCTCGAGATCGCGGAACCGCTCGACGCGTCGGTCGTGATCGGCCACGCGTTCACCGAAGACGAGTACGAGGAGTTTCGCGAGGACTTAGGCTTCGAAGAGCGAGTCGAGAACGTCGACCCCGACGACGTCGCCGCACGACGCCCACCAGTCGGCGACCTAGAAGAGATCTTCGCAGAAGCCGACGTCGAGTACGAGGTACGCGGCGCACTCGGTGAGGTGTCTTCGGAGGTCGTCGACATGGCGATCGACGTCGGTGCCGATCGGCTGGTCCTCGGCGGCCGCCGTCGGTCCCCGGCCGAAAAAGCCGTCCTCGGCTCGGTTTCACAGGACATTATCCTTCAGGCACCCTGCCCGGTCACGTACTTCCGGGATTTGGACGTCATGGAGTAG
- a CDS encoding universal stress protein, whose translation MTLETVLLAVGPGDAERSHELADAVLEVATPAEATVVLAHVFTQSEYDEVVTRLEFDDDVDIDPDTVAVSHSTIRDLQAAFDESDVTYEVRGAVGDHGAAIVDLATEVDADRVVVGGRRRSPTGKAVFGSTAQEVLLSAPAPVTFVRSDDEQS comes from the coding sequence ATGACGCTCGAAACCGTGTTGCTCGCCGTCGGTCCCGGCGATGCCGAACGCAGCCACGAACTGGCCGATGCCGTCCTCGAGGTCGCCACGCCGGCCGAGGCGACCGTCGTCCTCGCACACGTCTTCACCCAATCCGAGTACGACGAGGTCGTCACTAGACTCGAGTTCGACGACGACGTAGACATCGACCCCGACACCGTCGCTGTCAGCCACTCGACGATCCGTGACCTGCAGGCGGCCTTCGACGAGTCCGACGTCACGTACGAGGTCCGTGGGGCTGTCGGCGATCACGGAGCAGCGATCGTCGATCTCGCGACCGAAGTCGACGCGGACCGTGTCGTCGTCGGCGGCCGCCGCCGGTCGCCGACTGGGAAAGCCGTTTTCGGCTCGACGGCACAGGAAGTCTTGCTCTCGGCACCGGCTCCCGTGACGTTCGTCCGCAGCGACGACGAGCAGAGCTAG
- a CDS encoding SDR family NAD(P)-dependent oxidoreductase: MDEPDLTGQTALVTGSARGVGRELLLAIADCGAKTAVHYHTSADAARDVAETARERGASEAMTVQGDVTDPDSVDDLFAAVESALGSVDLLVNNVGDFAPDHWADLEFETWNRVLETNLNGTYLCAKRALPGMRESGDGRIVNLGYASSEKGLVSPKNFPYFVAKTGVLMFTRMLAADTADDGITVNAISPYVVENSDEFPEDLPRDRPASFEDLIGPLYFFLDPDTDYVSGENVEVDGGWLPETV; this comes from the coding sequence ATGGATGAACCCGATCTCACCGGTCAGACCGCCCTCGTGACGGGGAGTGCCCGCGGCGTCGGTCGCGAACTCCTGTTGGCGATTGCCGACTGCGGTGCCAAGACGGCGGTCCACTACCACACGAGCGCCGACGCCGCCCGCGACGTCGCTGAGACCGCCCGGGAGCGCGGCGCGAGCGAGGCGATGACCGTCCAGGGTGACGTGACCGATCCCGATAGCGTCGACGACCTCTTCGCTGCAGTCGAGTCAGCGCTCGGCTCGGTCGACCTGCTGGTCAACAACGTCGGCGATTTCGCTCCGGATCACTGGGCCGACCTCGAGTTCGAGACCTGGAATCGGGTCCTCGAGACGAACCTCAACGGGACCTACCTCTGTGCGAAGCGGGCACTGCCGGGAATGCGTGAGTCGGGCGACGGTCGCATCGTCAATCTCGGCTACGCCTCCTCGGAGAAGGGGCTCGTGAGCCCGAAGAACTTCCCGTACTTCGTCGCGAAGACCGGCGTCCTGATGTTCACGCGGATGCTCGCGGCCGACACCGCCGACGACGGGATCACGGTGAACGCCATCTCCCCGTACGTCGTGGAGAACTCGGACGAGTTCCCCGAGGACCTCCCGCGCGACCGGCCCGCGAGTTTCGAGGATCTGATCGGCCCACTGTATTTCTTCCTGGACCCGGACACCGACTACGTCAGCGGCGAGAATGTCGAGGTCGACGGCGGCTGGCTGCCCGAGACGGTCTGA
- a CDS encoding ZIP family metal transporter, with translation MDDLLLVFAVGLVTGLATGLGVAPFFVVRELSARWLALLWGLAVGILLTASLFGLVGEGIAVGSVSHVLIGVLAGVAFVFLADRLVAGYEFSPRQIAPGERPAASALEVRTLVLTVGVLTIHSIPEGIAVGVAFADPGPAPTVDFAGLTLPALAVFMGVAISILNVPEGLAIAIPLIAYGIRPWKVVGWAVFSGLPQPIGAVAAYLFVSTFEGLLAVSFGFAAGALFYLVFVEFLPAGLEAGRSLPGRGHLELAAGSLAGGLVTLAIILVVEGIGVA, from the coding sequence ATGGACGACCTGTTACTCGTCTTCGCCGTCGGCCTCGTCACCGGTCTCGCGACGGGACTCGGTGTCGCGCCGTTTTTCGTCGTCCGCGAACTCAGCGCTCGGTGGCTGGCACTGCTCTGGGGACTCGCCGTCGGCATCTTGCTTACGGCGTCGCTGTTCGGCCTCGTCGGGGAGGGGATCGCCGTCGGGTCCGTCAGTCACGTCCTGATCGGCGTCCTCGCTGGCGTCGCGTTCGTATTTCTCGCAGACCGGCTCGTCGCTGGCTACGAGTTCTCACCACGACAGATCGCACCAGGCGAGCGACCGGCGGCCTCGGCGCTCGAGGTCCGGACCCTCGTGTTGACCGTCGGGGTGTTGACCATCCACAGCATTCCCGAGGGGATCGCCGTCGGCGTCGCATTCGCCGATCCGGGGCCTGCGCCGACTGTCGACTTCGCAGGTCTCACCCTGCCAGCGCTGGCCGTCTTCATGGGCGTCGCAATATCGATCCTGAACGTCCCCGAGGGGCTCGCGATCGCCATCCCGCTCATCGCGTACGGCATCCGCCCCTGGAAGGTCGTCGGCTGGGCCGTCTTCTCGGGCCTGCCACAACCGATCGGCGCCGTCGCCGCCTACCTCTTCGTCAGCACGTTCGAGGGATTACTCGCGGTGAGCTTCGGGTTCGCCGCGGGCGCCCTCTTTTATCTCGTCTTCGTGGAGTTTCTCCCGGCCGGCCTCGAGGCGGGCCGCTCGTTGCCGGGCCGTGGACACCTCGAACTCGCCGCGGGCTCGCTGGCCGGTGGACTCGTGACCCTCGCGATCATCCTGGTGGTGGAGGGCATCGGCGTCGCCTGA
- a CDS encoding digeranylgeranylglycerophospholipid reductase, translating into MNDRYDVVIAGAGPAGAQCARDLAARDYDVVVLETEPEDEFPRASNKSTAGTFPSMMSSFAIPDDVVMQYTDSVVLESPTDYFVKEQPGAVLEFADFKRFLVEDAREDGAEFRFGARATEPIMKNGEPIGVRYNGDQEVYAEITIDATGPAAPLAKKLGVSDLERKNHAIGVEYEFEGVEVDRPGFADLNDAMMLRLDHEIAPGGYSWIFHTGGDTAKVGLCYIQNDYHTRYSKDGYTIDDYLEHWLETDPRLADAERLEGKQHRGSAHIQMPGTLHTDRFIAIGDTVPTVDPLWGEGIHQCMKSGRAAAATVDSCLKHGDLVPTAENLEVYETLWHRDVAPNMRTRLLMTKLLYLPENERYDQLMSDLNTLGHDTLAKANNGDPLAVARLLKPGDLPMLAKFAKREFVPDVLP; encoded by the coding sequence ATGAACGACCGCTACGACGTAGTGATCGCCGGTGCCGGTCCAGCAGGTGCCCAGTGTGCCCGCGACCTGGCTGCCAGGGACTACGACGTCGTTGTCCTCGAGACCGAACCTGAAGACGAGTTCCCGCGCGCGAGCAACAAATCAACTGCGGGAACGTTTCCCTCCATGATGTCGTCGTTTGCGATTCCAGACGACGTGGTGATGCAGTACACCGACAGCGTCGTTCTCGAGTCACCGACGGACTACTTCGTCAAAGAGCAACCTGGTGCCGTCCTCGAGTTCGCCGACTTCAAGCGGTTCCTCGTCGAGGACGCGCGCGAAGACGGCGCAGAGTTCCGCTTCGGTGCCCGTGCGACGGAACCGATCATGAAAAACGGCGAACCGATCGGTGTCCGATACAACGGAGACCAGGAAGTCTACGCCGAGATAACGATCGACGCGACCGGCCCAGCCGCGCCGCTGGCGAAGAAACTCGGTGTCAGCGACCTCGAGCGAAAGAACCACGCTATCGGCGTCGAATACGAGTTCGAAGGGGTCGAAGTCGATCGTCCCGGATTTGCCGACCTCAACGACGCGATGATGCTTCGACTCGACCACGAGATCGCTCCCGGCGGCTACTCGTGGATCTTCCACACGGGCGGCGACACGGCGAAAGTCGGCCTCTGTTACATCCAAAACGACTACCACACCCGGTACTCGAAAGACGGCTACACCATCGACGACTACCTCGAGCACTGGCTCGAGACCGATCCGCGGCTGGCCGATGCCGAACGGCTCGAGGGCAAACAACACCGGGGTTCGGCACACATCCAGATGCCCGGCACACTCCACACTGACCGATTCATCGCCATCGGTGACACCGTCCCGACGGTCGATCCGCTCTGGGGCGAGGGGATCCACCAGTGTATGAAATCCGGCCGTGCCGCCGCGGCGACCGTCGATAGCTGTCTCAAACACGGCGACCTCGTCCCGACCGCGGAGAACCTCGAGGTCTACGAGACGCTCTGGCACCGCGACGTCGCGCCGAACATGCGAACGCGGCTGTTGATGACGAAGTTGCTCTATCTCCCGGAGAACGAACGCTACGATCAACTCATGTCGGACCTCAATACCCTCGGTCACGACACGCTGGCGAAGGCCAACAACGGTGACCCCTTGGCGGTTGCACGCCTGCTGAAGCCGGGCGACCTGCCGATGCTCGCGAAGTTCGCCAAACGGGAGTTCGTCCCCGACGTCCTCCCGTAA
- a CDS encoding DUF7839 domain-containing protein, which translates to MVDVLDNKRAATRFRILVQIAERQPAVSQGEIAEEVGVTSQAVSEYIRELVDDGLVEKEARSRYRVTREGVDWLFRVADDVRRFADHVTSDVLGAMSEDAYVATEDIAEGDTVSLSLEDGLLYAEPGGEGPATGIATTDAKAGTDVGVTSFEGVMELEPGSVTVLQVPSVRAGGSRALADEAVVDRCADADRVLATGVEAVIACRQANVEPATTFAVGDVAADAANHGIDVTVVATTDAVGRVTDVLRDADVSYEVLEE; encoded by the coding sequence ATGGTCGACGTCCTCGACAACAAGCGGGCCGCAACGCGATTCCGGATCCTCGTCCAGATCGCCGAGCGCCAGCCAGCCGTCAGCCAGGGGGAGATCGCCGAGGAAGTCGGCGTCACGAGCCAGGCCGTCAGCGAGTACATTCGCGAACTCGTGGACGACGGTCTCGTCGAGAAAGAAGCACGCTCGCGCTATCGAGTCACTCGGGAGGGTGTCGACTGGCTCTTTCGTGTCGCCGACGACGTCCGCCGATTCGCAGACCACGTCACGAGCGACGTGCTAGGCGCGATGAGCGAGGACGCCTACGTTGCGACCGAAGACATCGCCGAAGGCGACACCGTCTCGCTGTCGCTCGAGGACGGCCTGCTCTACGCCGAACCCGGTGGTGAAGGGCCTGCGACTGGCATCGCGACTACCGATGCGAAAGCCGGCACTGACGTCGGAGTCACCAGCTTCGAGGGGGTCATGGAACTCGAGCCCGGATCTGTCACCGTCTTGCAGGTCCCGAGCGTACGTGCCGGCGGCAGTCGCGCACTCGCCGACGAGGCGGTCGTCGACCGCTGTGCCGACGCCGACCGCGTCCTCGCGACCGGCGTCGAAGCCGTCATCGCCTGTCGGCAGGCCAACGTCGAGCCCGCGACGACGTTCGCTGTCGGCGACGTCGCTGCTGATGCTGCAAACCATGGCATCGATGTGACCGTCGTCGCGACCACCGACGCCGTCGGCCGCGTTACCGACGTCCTTCGCGACGCTGACGTCTCGTACGAAGTCCTCGAGGAGTGA